One genomic segment of Linepithema humile isolate Giens D197 chromosome 5, Lhum_UNIL_v1.0, whole genome shotgun sequence includes these proteins:
- the LOC105675962 gene encoding A disintegrin and metalloproteinase with thrombospondin motifs adt-2-like isoform X2, which translates to MFASLSFIDDVCVREQINQSFGKPHLIKRLVQYYSHSIFYPLDNLQRKPRYVENKRMDEEFIVELAVFVDTYAYLLLMFYLDNNIDKIRNMIKLEYLKKVQDFFHHRSLGVRIGISLVNLTILETGSSNFPVFKGEGKTLLKLFCSYQKTLNPPDDDDPRHWDIALYITGMDIFTTKGTSFLISYDDYSVAGLAFTGGACKAHKSCAIAEFSSGDFDSSIKKSSLHAAHEIGHLLGLRHDFDETDTYIMSPAPQRFSEIKWSMYSHNTIKSSLKRKSCLRETDDSIYVDDYDDDWWTSDIFDNPLYYGLPGRKWTAKAQCQLFLDDENANVVTLHDICQNLQCETPHKNESYFTAGALSGTYCALGKECRGEKCLPIIEPPYNFNSCDEDNWSEWKKDICQSGCLQKSKGVLAKRRICKHRNRETPNCVGPYYDVVLCDDSLLCFGKRKTIDLFTTIKCTKFKLANLAITESGKQYSYDAEKPWIACTVYCTHKESSDYYTPRQEMLNFRVDPYFPDGTWCHEENGQNYYCRQHYCLPESYS; encoded by the exons ATGTTTGCATCTTTGTCCTTCATCGACGATGTTTGCGTTAGAGAACAAATCAATCAATCATTCGGCAAACCTCACCTTATTAAAAGATTAGTCCAATATTATAgccattcaattttttatcctttGGACAATCTTCAACGGAAGCCACgttatgtagaaaataaaaggatGGATGAAGAATTTATCGTAGAACTGGCTGTTTTTGTTGACACATATGCATATCTTCTGTTAATGTTTTATCTGGACAacaatatcgataaaatacgCAATATGATTAAGTTAGagtatttgaaaaaagttcAGGATTTTTTTCACCATCGGAGTTTGGGTGTCCGTATCGGTATTTCTTTGGTAAATTTAACGATTTTGGAAACAGGATCGTCAAATTTTCCAGTTTTTAAGGGCGAAGGCAAAACACTGCTCAAACTTTTCTGCAGTTACCAGAAAACTCTCAATCCTCCAGACGACGATGATCCACGTCACTGGGACATTGCTCTTTACATAACCGGAATGGACATTTTTACAACTAAAGGTACatcgtttttaatttcatatgaTGATTATTCAGTTGCGGGATTAGCCTTTACCGGTGGCGCATGCAAAGCGCATAAGTCATGCGCGATAGCAGAATTTTCTTCAGGTGATTTCGattcttcaataaaaaaatcatctcTTCACGCTGCTCATGAAATCGGTCATCT CTTAGGATTGCGTCACGATTTCGACGAAACGGATACATATATAATGTCACCTGCGCCACAACGTTTTAGCGAGATAAAATGGTCCATGTATAGTCATAACACAATAAAATCATCGTTGAAAAGAAAATCGTGTCTTCGAGAAACCGATGATAGTATCTATGTCGATGACTATGACGATGATTGGTGGACATCTGACATATTTGATAATCCGCTATATTACGGTTTACCCGGAAGAAAATGGACCGCCAAAGCACAATGCCAACTATTTCTGGACGACGAAAATGCGAACGTGGTCACGTTGCATGATATATgtcaaaatttacaatgcGAGACGCCTCACAAAAATGAATCTTATTTCACTGCGGGCGCATTGAGTG gTACTTATTGCGCACTCGGGAAAGAATGTCGTGGCGAAAAATGCCTGCCTATTATCGAGCCGCCATACAATTTTAACTCTTGTGATGAGGATAATTGGAGTGAATGGAAGAAAGACATCTGTCAAAGTGGTTGCTTGCAGAAATCGAAAGGCGTACTAGCCAAACGACGTATTTGCAAACATCGGAATAGAGAAACACCGAATTGTGTAGGACCATATTACGACGTAGTTCTGTGCGATGATTCGTTACTCTGTTTCGGGAAACGCAAAACGATCGACTTGTTTACTACCATAAAATGCACCAAATTCAAATTGGCAAACTTAGCGATAACAGAGTCGGGGAAACAGTATTCTTATGATGCCGAGAAACCGTGGATAGCATGTACTGTATACTGTACACACAAAGAATCATCTGATTATTACACACCACGCCAAGAAATGCTCAACTTTCGTGTCGATCCATATTTTCCTGATGGAACGTGGTGTCACGAAGAAAATggtcaaaattattattgccgcCAGCATTACTGTCTGCCGGAAAGCTACTCGTAA
- the LOC105676400 gene encoding uncharacterized protein isoform X1, which translates to MADIKQDHKGEDVDTYGMGNNADPKNMQELTQYVSPRTYAQDDDASEDASQRNDDATLTPLQVQTLLQNMQDKFQTMSDQIIGRIDEMGNRIDDLEKNIADLMTQAGVEGGEK; encoded by the exons ATGGCCGATATCAAGCAGGATCACAAGGGCGAGGATGTCGACACTTACGGGATGGGTAACAACGCCGACCCGAAGAACATGCAGGAGTTGACGCAATACGTGAGTCCACGTACTTACGCACAGGATGATGATGCATCCGAAGACGCATCGCAACGCAACGATGACGCTACGTTGACTCCTTTGCAGGTGCAAACGCTGCTGCAGAACATGCAAGACAAGTTTCAAACGATGTCCGACCAGATCATAGGAAGAA TAGATGAAATGGGCAACAGAATAGATGATCTGGAAAAGAATATCGCAGATCTAATGACGCAAGCAGGAGTCGAAGGTGGcgaaaaataa
- the LOC105676400 gene encoding heat shock factor-binding protein 1 isoform X2, whose protein sequence is MADIKQDHKGEDVDTYGMGNNADPKNMQELTQYVQTLLQNMQDKFQTMSDQIIGRIDEMGNRIDDLEKNIADLMTQAGVEGGEK, encoded by the exons ATGGCCGATATCAAGCAGGATCACAAGGGCGAGGATGTCGACACTTACGGGATGGGTAACAACGCCGACCCGAAGAACATGCAGGAGTTGACGCAATAC GTGCAAACGCTGCTGCAGAACATGCAAGACAAGTTTCAAACGATGTCCGACCAGATCATAGGAAGAA TAGATGAAATGGGCAACAGAATAGATGATCTGGAAAAGAATATCGCAGATCTAATGACGCAAGCAGGAGTCGAAGGTGGcgaaaaataa
- the Fam92 gene encoding CBY1-interacting BAR domain-containing protein 1 isoform X1, whose product MLRVRSQSSVYEQEAKFVQDRITGVEKHFAELCTVFAAFTRKAARLRDKGDELAKIIQIYADSEIINRSLSTGLANFSVTLSVIGDYRDAGVQRLDSKVIAPLSQYATICKHARDDVRNTFAARDRELTRRRHLDKVRERNPRNRQMISQAESELMKASVEVSRVVKGLEEQIDSFERRKLHDLKSVLLDFVTIELSFHTKALELLTKAYQDVAAIDEIKDLEDFQTTRGEMNGEFRETMRVSDSGARLSTVRRTSFRQAYSLTNLASRFASSPMTSQRLANRETESADSVRTGLTNSSESVQVEEDADSTEETESESIREKPVRTRHKSM is encoded by the exons atgctTCGAGTGCGCTCCCAAAGTAGCGTGTA TGAGCAGGAGGCGAAATTTGTGCAGGATCGCATAACAGGCGTAGAAAAACACTTCGCTGAGCTGTGCACGGTATTCGCGGCGTTCACCAGGAAAGCGGCCAG ATTACGCGACAAAGGCGACGAATTGgctaaaataatacaaatctATGCCGACTCGGAAATTATAAATCGATCCCTGAGCACCGGACTCGCGAACTTTTCTGTAACATTATCAGTTATCGGTGATTATAG AGATGCGGGAGTACAGAGATTGGACTCCAAGGTGATTGCACCTCTTTCGCAATATGCGACGATCTGCAAGCATGCCCGCGATGACGTAAGAAACACTTTTGCAGCGCGCGACAGAGAACTCACGAGACGAAGGCACTTGGACAAAGTTCGGGAAAGAAATCCCAGGAATCGCCAAATGATA TCGCAAGCCGAATCAGAACTGATGAAAGCATCCGTTGAAGTGTCCCGAGTAGTAAAAGGATTGGAGGAGCAGATCGACTCATTCGAGCGACGAAAATTGCACGACTTGAAGTCCGTGCTTTTGGACTTTGTCACCATCGAGTTGAGCTTTCACACTAAAGCTCTCGAGCTTTTGACAAAAGCGTACCAAGACGTTGCGGCTATCGACGAGATAAAAGATCTTGAG GACTTTCAAACTACGAGAGGAGAAATGAACGGG GAATTTAGAGAAACGATGCGCGTTTCTGACTCTGGCGCAAGATTAAGTACGGTGAGAAGAACTTCATTTCGACAAGCCTATTCACTGACAAACTTGGCCAGTCGATTTGCATCCTCTCCCATGACATCGCAAAGACTAGCTAATCGAGAAACCGAATCTGCT GATTCTGTACGAACTGGCCTCACAAACTCATCCGAATCGGTTCAAGTTGAAGAAGATGCAGACAGCACAGAGGAAACAGAATCAGAGTCAATTCGAGAGAAGCCTGTGAGAACTAGGCATAAATCTATGTAA
- the Fam92 gene encoding CBY1-interacting BAR domain-containing protein 1 isoform X2 — protein MLRVRSQSSVYEQEAKFVQDRITGVEKHFAELCTVFAAFTRKAARLRDKGDELAKIIQIYADSEIINRSLSTGLANFSVTLSVIGDYRDAGVQRLDSKVIAPLSQYATICKHARDDVRNTFAARDRELTRRRHLDKVRERNPRNRQMISQAESELMKASVEVSRVVKGLEEQIDSFERRKLHDLKSVLLDFVTIELSFHTKALELLTKAYQDVAAIDEIKDLEEFRETMRVSDSGARLSTVRRTSFRQAYSLTNLASRFASSPMTSQRLANRETESADSVRTGLTNSSESVQVEEDADSTEETESESIREKPVRTRHKSM, from the exons atgctTCGAGTGCGCTCCCAAAGTAGCGTGTA TGAGCAGGAGGCGAAATTTGTGCAGGATCGCATAACAGGCGTAGAAAAACACTTCGCTGAGCTGTGCACGGTATTCGCGGCGTTCACCAGGAAAGCGGCCAG ATTACGCGACAAAGGCGACGAATTGgctaaaataatacaaatctATGCCGACTCGGAAATTATAAATCGATCCCTGAGCACCGGACTCGCGAACTTTTCTGTAACATTATCAGTTATCGGTGATTATAG AGATGCGGGAGTACAGAGATTGGACTCCAAGGTGATTGCACCTCTTTCGCAATATGCGACGATCTGCAAGCATGCCCGCGATGACGTAAGAAACACTTTTGCAGCGCGCGACAGAGAACTCACGAGACGAAGGCACTTGGACAAAGTTCGGGAAAGAAATCCCAGGAATCGCCAAATGATA TCGCAAGCCGAATCAGAACTGATGAAAGCATCCGTTGAAGTGTCCCGAGTAGTAAAAGGATTGGAGGAGCAGATCGACTCATTCGAGCGACGAAAATTGCACGACTTGAAGTCCGTGCTTTTGGACTTTGTCACCATCGAGTTGAGCTTTCACACTAAAGCTCTCGAGCTTTTGACAAAAGCGTACCAAGACGTTGCGGCTATCGACGAGATAAAAGATCTTGAG GAATTTAGAGAAACGATGCGCGTTTCTGACTCTGGCGCAAGATTAAGTACGGTGAGAAGAACTTCATTTCGACAAGCCTATTCACTGACAAACTTGGCCAGTCGATTTGCATCCTCTCCCATGACATCGCAAAGACTAGCTAATCGAGAAACCGAATCTGCT GATTCTGTACGAACTGGCCTCACAAACTCATCCGAATCGGTTCAAGTTGAAGAAGATGCAGACAGCACAGAGGAAACAGAATCAGAGTCAATTCGAGAGAAGCCTGTGAGAACTAGGCATAAATCTATGTAA
- the LOC105676373 gene encoding secretion-regulating guanine nucleotide exchange factor-like isoform X2, whose product MSTYYLISWGANSHGQLGQGVLSEQSILGNKVDLSKCSLRPEAIKKIVGGAGHTLILDSDGRVYSCGLNDKGQTGHNNIKQRNILTFQRICALEHQVVTDVCCGWDSSAALTKDGELYVWGSNRYGQLGLDPAVFSSISYPRRILINEKIKHVSMGLRHTAVVTENHELYICGANNRGQLGLINSETMEPYTLLSTFTKVPELSIQGNIENMACGPYYTIVVTKNQKNTYNTYVFGDNKHGQLGFYPKTSSKMRLSQPKCIPFSDARLKAPIQIHTGWSHINILSNGTVFSWGRNDYGQLGRPLSNSQNEISIEERLQCIEGIPKITQLSVGSEHNVALADNGTILCWGWNEHGNCGNGNVKNVLKPEFVLLSNKSIGVLVGAGAGYSFAVIKDS is encoded by the exons ATGTCtacatattatttgatttcatGG GGTGCAAATTCCCATGGCCAATTAGGGCAAGGTGTATTATCGGAGCAAAGCATCTTAGGCAACAAAGTCGATTTATCAAAATGTTCCTTAAGACCTgaagctataaaaaaaattgttggtGGTGCTGGACACACACTGATTTTGGATTCTGACGGACGCGTTTATTCTTGTGGGTTGAACGACAAGGGACAAACTGGACACAATAACATTAAGCAGagaaacattttaacatttcaaagAATATGCGCTCTTGAGCATCAAGTAGTGACTGATGTATGCTGTGGATGGGATAGTTCTGCAGCGTTAACGAAGGACGGCGAGTTATACGTATGGGGCTCTAATCGTTATGGACAATTGGGTTTAGATCCTGCagttttttcttctatatcgTATCCCCGCAGAATCTTGATCAATGAAAAGATCAAACATGTTTCGATGGGGTTGCGACATACCGCCGTAGTGACGGAAAATCATGAGCTTTATATCTGCGGAGCAAATAACAGAGGACAATTGGGTTTAATTAATTCAGAAACTATGGAGCCTTATACTCTTCTAAGTACATTTACCAAAG TTCCAGAATTGTCAATTCAGGGAAACATAGAAAACATGGCATGCGGTCCATATTATACTATCGTCGTaacaaaaaatcaaaagaatacTTACAATACATATGTTTTTGGTGATAACAAGCATGGGCAATTGGGTTTCTATCCCAAAACATCTTCTAAAATGCGATTATCGCAACCTAAGTGTATTCCGTTTTCCGATGCGCGACTTAAAGCGCCAATACAAATCCACACAGGATGGAGTCACATCAATATCTTGAGCA ATGGTACTGTTTTTTCATGGGGGAGAAATGATTATGGTCAGTTGGGCCGCCCTTTATCGAATtcacaaaatgaaatatccATAGAAGAAAGACTTCAGTGTATTGAAGGAATCCCAAAAATCACTCAACTTTCGGTTGGATCAGAACACAACGTTGCCTTAGCGG ataatgGGACGATATTATGCTGGGGCTGGAATGAGCATGGAAACTGTGGTAACGGAAACGTGAAGAACGTTTTGAAGCCGGAATTTGTGCTGCtttcaaataaatctattGGCGTCCTCGTCGGTGCTGGCGCAGGTTACTCATTCGCTGTGATAAAAGATAGTTGA
- the LOC105676373 gene encoding secretion-regulating guanine nucleotide exchange factor-like isoform X1 — translation MHYQFLLLKFKSEVDNYNTLYIYKTNRGAIPWTLLEGANSHGQLGQGVLSEQSILGNKVDLSKCSLRPEAIKKIVGGAGHTLILDSDGRVYSCGLNDKGQTGHNNIKQRNILTFQRICALEHQVVTDVCCGWDSSAALTKDGELYVWGSNRYGQLGLDPAVFSSISYPRRILINEKIKHVSMGLRHTAVVTENHELYICGANNRGQLGLINSETMEPYTLLSTFTKVPELSIQGNIENMACGPYYTIVVTKNQKNTYNTYVFGDNKHGQLGFYPKTSSKMRLSQPKCIPFSDARLKAPIQIHTGWSHINILSNGTVFSWGRNDYGQLGRPLSNSQNEISIEERLQCIEGIPKITQLSVGSEHNVALADNGTILCWGWNEHGNCGNGNVKNVLKPEFVLLSNKSIGVLVGAGAGYSFAVIKDS, via the exons ATGCATTACCAATTTTTGTTGTTAAAGTTCAAATCAGaagttgataattataatactttatacatatataagacAAATAGAGGAGCGATTCCCTGGACATTACTAGAG GGTGCAAATTCCCATGGCCAATTAGGGCAAGGTGTATTATCGGAGCAAAGCATCTTAGGCAACAAAGTCGATTTATCAAAATGTTCCTTAAGACCTgaagctataaaaaaaattgttggtGGTGCTGGACACACACTGATTTTGGATTCTGACGGACGCGTTTATTCTTGTGGGTTGAACGACAAGGGACAAACTGGACACAATAACATTAAGCAGagaaacattttaacatttcaaagAATATGCGCTCTTGAGCATCAAGTAGTGACTGATGTATGCTGTGGATGGGATAGTTCTGCAGCGTTAACGAAGGACGGCGAGTTATACGTATGGGGCTCTAATCGTTATGGACAATTGGGTTTAGATCCTGCagttttttcttctatatcgTATCCCCGCAGAATCTTGATCAATGAAAAGATCAAACATGTTTCGATGGGGTTGCGACATACCGCCGTAGTGACGGAAAATCATGAGCTTTATATCTGCGGAGCAAATAACAGAGGACAATTGGGTTTAATTAATTCAGAAACTATGGAGCCTTATACTCTTCTAAGTACATTTACCAAAG TTCCAGAATTGTCAATTCAGGGAAACATAGAAAACATGGCATGCGGTCCATATTATACTATCGTCGTaacaaaaaatcaaaagaatacTTACAATACATATGTTTTTGGTGATAACAAGCATGGGCAATTGGGTTTCTATCCCAAAACATCTTCTAAAATGCGATTATCGCAACCTAAGTGTATTCCGTTTTCCGATGCGCGACTTAAAGCGCCAATACAAATCCACACAGGATGGAGTCACATCAATATCTTGAGCA ATGGTACTGTTTTTTCATGGGGGAGAAATGATTATGGTCAGTTGGGCCGCCCTTTATCGAATtcacaaaatgaaatatccATAGAAGAAAGACTTCAGTGTATTGAAGGAATCCCAAAAATCACTCAACTTTCGGTTGGATCAGAACACAACGTTGCCTTAGCGG ataatgGGACGATATTATGCTGGGGCTGGAATGAGCATGGAAACTGTGGTAACGGAAACGTGAAGAACGTTTTGAAGCCGGAATTTGTGCTGCtttcaaataaatctattGGCGTCCTCGTCGGTGCTGGCGCAGGTTACTCATTCGCTGTGATAAAAGATAGTTGA